A stretch of DNA from Edwardsiella tarda ATCC 15947 = NBRC 105688:
CAGCTCACGTATCTGATACATGATCCGAGCTGGAAGTGTTCGCCAGTTACCAGAGATCTCATCTAGCTTAAGTCCACCCGGCGTACTGGTTGTTGGGTAATACTCGCCATCCGCATTCTCTTCACCATCATCAAGAACAATTTCTGCGCATTCCTCAACAAACTTCTCTAACACAAAGACCAGTTCAGTCGATATGAAGAGACGCTCTTCGTCAGCTTTTTTCGCCGCCGCAGCTCTCTCACGCTTATCAATCCGATGCTGTGTTAACAAAACACCCCCCAATGCAGCGCCGGCTGATACCAAACCGATCAGCAGTTGAGGCAGGTAATTCACGATAGGAACTATTAACGAGGTAGTCATAGCGTAAAAGCGGTCGTGTCAAATCACGACATAGGTCATGATGTGCTATCACATCGCACTATTTCCAAATAAATTATTACAGTGAAAACCACAACCTAAAGAAACTATTTCTTTAGGCAATTACCGAATCCCCCTACGAACCTGATCCGAGTTTTGCCTATAGGAAATAATCGGAAGTATACCACGGTCACAAGCTGCGCAATGTCGTCTATTTATCCGATTTTTCTCGCTGACGATCACCCCGTCAAAACACAACATCTAGTGGCTATATCAGCTGGATAAGCCACTACATCGTGTATCGATGGGGTAAGGGGAGGGGGCTGACGATCGGCAGATCCGAAACTACCTTTTTTCGGATCTTCGCAATGAAAAACAGGCTGGTGATATGATTTTATGATTATGTGAATAATATCATATTAAGTATGCTTATTGAGCATTACGCAATAAATCATTCATGATATGATTTCATACATAACCGGACACTATCAGATGGAGCATTCAGAATGGATGAGAAAGTATTCTTTCACCTTAGTTATGAAACTATGCTCGGCGACACGGAAGATTTCGTTAATGCGTGTCTTGAACGGGCAAACCGTGCCGACTGCAACGATGCTGATGCCGAGATTTCCCGGGCGCGCAGCGCGATCGAACTCTGGTACCACCTGACGATGGCGGGCCGGGCTCCTGAAGATGTCGCCGACAGGGACCATCTGCGCCTCACCGAAATGCTCCTGCGCGCTCCAACAGCAGAACAACGTTCATGGCAGCAGTAACAACCTCCCGCAAGCCTTCTCCGCTGCAGCGGCGGGTGCTGATTGTGCTGGCCGCCCTCGATGAGAAACGTCCTGGCCCCGTGGCCACGCGGGATATTGAGCGGGTGCTGGAGCGGGGCGGAGACGCACCGGTGTATGGCCCCAACCTGCGCGCTTCCTGCCGACGGATGGAAACGGCGGGCTGGCTGCGTACCCTGCGAGCGCCCAACCTACAGCTGGCCGTTGAACTGACAGAAGCCGGGCGGGCAGTTGCCCTACCGTTGCTGATGGCTGAACAGGATCGCGTCCTCGCCGAACAGCGCGCTACGGAGGTGATCGTTCTTCCCTTAGTTCCACGCAAAGCGGCAGATACTACATCCCCTCATACTGACGATCGGCCGGTCACGCTGAATAACATCGGCTACATGGCGTGCCGGGGCGATTTTGTGGTGCGTCTTGACGGCAGCACCTGCCTGCAGCTGTGGAGCAGAGCCGGGCATCTAACCCGTCTCGCGGGCGATCCCCTCCAGGTAGCACAGTGGCTACAGGCCTGTCACGATGCAGGTATCGATATCAGGATACAGATCAATGAAAGCCACACACCAGAAGAGGGCTAGATTAGGGAGCCAGCGCGATACGGTGGTGAGTCTGTCCAGTCGAGAAGATGGAATTAGCTCTTTAGCACGTTCACTAGTGCGCTATCCTCTCCTGATCCCCGCATTGCTAGAAATCTAAGTATCCAAAAAAGATTAAATATACAGACGTTATCCACCGAAACTGTGGATAACGCCGCTTCCTTTCCTGCTGTTCCCCACACTTACCCCCTTACCAAAAGTATCAACAAAGTTGACACATCTGTTGTTATACACTAAAGTATCATCATTGTTGATACAATAAGGGGAAGAGAAATGGCACAAGTAGTAGTGAAAAAATGGGGCAATAGCCCGTCGGTACGCCTCCCGGTTGCAATAATGCAAGCCGCATCACTTAACGTCGATGATACCGTTGATATTGCTGTAGAAGACGGTCGGATCGTGATCATCCCGGTGAAAGCAAAAGAGTATTCACTTGATACGCTCTTAGCTGGGATCACCGAGGATAACATTCATGAAAGAATGGGCTTTGGCGAGCCGGTAGGAAAGGAGTTACTCTGATGGTTTCACGTTTTGTACCGGATTCGGGTGATCTGATCTGGATTGATTTTGATCCCGTAGCAGGGCACGAACAAGGGGGAAAGCGCCCCGCCGTCGTACTAAGTCCGTTTGCATACAACAATAAAGTCGGATTATTACTGTGCGTACCCTGTACCACTAAGGTTAAGAATTATCCCTTTGAGGTAGAACTTTCGGGAGAACGTGACAGCGTAGCGTTAGCGGATCAGATCACTTGCGTTGACTGGCGAGCCAGAAAAGTAACAAAAAAAGGTACTATCAGCGCTATTGAGCTGGCCGATATAAGAGCTAAGGCAAAAGCCCTCATCGGTTAATTAAACATAGCCACTCAGCGCTCTGAAAGGCAACTAGCTGCCGGAGCGCAACAGCTTCTATCCTGTTACTGATCTGCTGCGGGGCGGGCAACACCGCGCCCTGGGCCATCACCGGCACTCGATGCCGGAACATGCCAGGCAACCCTGGCCAACACGCTGTAACTCGATCTTACGTCCCGCTTATCATGGATAACTATTTATAGTTTTTTATTATCGTATTTATTGTTTTATACCTCTTCCAACTTTCCATAAAGTTACTCCAGTTACGCCTGAATGTTAATATCCGCCATACGACACCGATCCCCCACATCACATAGACATAATACTCAAGATATTTAAGTACATGCTCTGAAAAATTCTTGCTCTCATCTAAGGATAGAGTCGAGCAGTACATTACATTAAGAAAAATAAATGAAATGACACTAATTATTAATGCAAAACCAACTCTAAACCCCAACAATAAAAATGTCAGAGCTAGATAGAATATGACTTCAAATACGATAGAGTCAGAAGAAAACATTATGACCTCTGTATAACCCTATAACCTGATTATAGATATTTAGTAGAATAGCACAATCATAAGCTCTATCCAAGAATACAAACATCTCCGGTTGCCGGAGCGACTACTTCCGGCAACCACAAACGGCCCCATTTACCAGTACAATGACAACCCATTATTTTATCTGGTTTATTTCGCTGTAGAAGCTGCCTTACCTTCCTAAGATTAATGGGGGATGCAAAGCGCAGATGAAAACCACCAAATATGGCATGAATATGATATATTCCGGTTATATTCTGGCAGTGGCGTACGATATCAATTAGCCCTCGATGGCCACAACCGACAAAGATGATCAGCCCCAAGTCGGATTTATAGATTAAAACTCCCTCATCTTTTACATAATCTGCTTTTACATTCTTACTACCGGTAACACCATAAGCACGTGGTTTATCTACAGGAATTTCTCCTGACCACAAAAAACGCTCACTGATATGTAATGGGGTGCTGCTATAATCCATGCGAAAACGTGAAAAATCATTATGTAATGATAATTTTTTTATTCTTGCTGTATAACCTAAAAATCTTACTCCAGAGTAGCGCTCAATCGCCACCGTGGGATGGCATATTATCCGAGTTGAATCAGGTAACCACGGAACACCGCCGCAATGATCATAGTGCCCGTGTGAAAGAACCACCGCAGTTAAATTTGTCAAATCGACACCCATTAAACCCGCGTTATGCATGAAACTATCATCAGGCCCTGTATCAAACAGAATTGAGTCATTTTCATCCTGTATCAACAGGCTAAGGCCAGCTTTAGCACACAGCAATTTTTTAGAGCTTGGATTGAGTCGGTTTTCCAACAGGACAGTAACGGTTATGGACATATTGCTTCTTTCCTGAAATGGTTCGTTCTTTCAACACATTATCCACTGTACCACGAGCACCTGTTGACATCCTCCCCGGCCTGAAGGCCAGAGATTCCTACGGCGCTCAGGCGTGGCATTGAGCCACACATGACCGCTTCGGTGGGTTCCTGCTGCTGGCGGCATTACCGCACCGCTCACTTTACAGGCTAGCCGGGCGTGTCCCGCCCTTAAAACATTGATCGCACCGACCAGATCGGCGTTTTCCTCGAAGCCGCATTCGACGCACAAGAACTGAACCTGCGTCTTGCGGTTGTCCGCCGACACATGGCCGCAGCACGGACAGGTGCGGCTCGTGTTCTGCGGTGGCACAGTGACAAGCCAGCCACCATTCCATGCCAGCTTGTAGTCCAGTTGGCGGCGGAACTCGAACCAGCCTTGATCGAGAATGGACTTGTTCAGGCCGGACTTAGCCCGAACGTTTCTTCCCGGTGCATCTGCTGTGCCTACCGCCGACTTGGACATGTTCCGTACCTGTAAGTCCTTGATGCACACCATCGCGTGGTTTTTGCTGATCGTGGATGAGACTTTGTGCAGGAAGTCGCGGTGGACGTTGCCAATGCGGGAATGAATCTTCTGGACGCGGGTCTTTGCCTTCTTCCAGTTGTTGCTGAACTTGGCCTTTCGGCTCATGGCCTGCTGCGCGCGGCGCAGCGCCTTTTCGTGCCGCTTGAAGCTGTTGAGCGGCGCGTAAAACGTCCCATCCGAGAGCGTGGCAAAGCGGGCTACGCCCATATCGATGCCGATGGCGCTCGTGGACTGAGGCACGGACTGCGCCACTTCCCGCTCAGTCTGGATGCTTACGAACCACTTGCCGCACGACTGGCTCACGGTGATGTTCTTCACCGTGCCGAGCACGTCGCGGCTGTTGCGGTAGCGCAGCCAGCCAGCCAAGTTTAGGCAGGAACAGACGGTTGTGGGCCTGATCGAGCTTGATTTGCTTCGGATCGGGATAGCGGAAGCTGTCGGACTGACCTTTCTTCTTGAAACGCGGGAAGTCCGCCCGCTTGGCGAAGAAGTTGGTGTAGGCCCGCTCCAAATCCTTGAGTGTCTGCTGCAAGGGATGAACAGGCGCATCGGCCAGCCAAGCCGTTTCCGCGTTGTTGCGCCACTCGGTGAGCAGCTTACATAGCCCCGCATAGCCGAGCTTCTTCTCGCCCTGCTTATAGCGTTCCTTCTGCAACGCCAGCGCTATGCTCAGGGCACAAAATGTCGATCATACTACGTTATTTTGCCCAATCTTCCAGCATCAACCCCGCTACCCTCTCAAACTCCCGCGTATTATTCGTCACCAAAATCGCTCCCGCAGCGATGGCGTGTCCGGCGATCGCCGTATCGTTCGGGCCAATTGGTGTGCCAGCGGCGGCTAACGCGGCCTTAATTACAATGGTGGCATCGACTACCGTCTTATCCCACGGCAGGATGGCGTCCAGCCTGGAACAGAATGCATCAACTAATTGTACATGGCGTGGCGAGGCCTTCTTACCAATGGCACCGAATCGCATTTCAGCATAGGTGATAGCCGACACGACGATGCGATGGTTGTGCAGAACGGCTTGCTCTAGGCGTTTTAGCACTACTTCCGGCTGTTCGCGCATGATGAAGGAGCAGATGTTGGTATCGAGCATATAGGTTCGGCGCTGTTTCATAACGTAAAGCGTCCTTCATCGCTGATCACGTCTTCGCGATCGGCCATAAAATCCGAATCAGCTTTTTCTAGCTGTGCAAATGAGCCCCAAGTCGGACGGGCGGGACGTAAGATGATGCTGTCACCTTCCCGGATGATCTCTAGCTCACTCACACCTTCAAAATCCAGATCGCGGGGCAGCCGGACGGCGCGGTTGTTACCATTTTTAAAAATAGATACGGTTCGCATGATGACCTCCTAGTATTATGGCCTGATGGCCATTTGCATAGGTTAAGTATATGCATATGTTGAGCCTATGTACAGGCAATGTATATGTTATACATATGCCTATGTTTGCATCGCTCATTTTCAGCAAAGATCCGAAAAAAGGTATAAGCAGATCATCCCTTCTTTTTGTGGAAGGCTGCTTCCTCGTCCTCCGTAATCCTCTGTAACTCTCTGCATTATAAGCTGTTGTTTTACATTTTTAATCGTTTATGCTTTCAGGGTCTGTCAGCGTAGCTACAGATACATCATCCCAAGGCGTATTCAGACCAAGGGATAACATTTCAACACAATGGAGATTAAGCCTATGGCTTATACAAATCCGACTAAAAAATATGGTGAAAACTATGAGCATAAAATTAGGGGAAAACCCAAACGACGACGTT
This window harbors:
- a CDS encoding AbrB/MazE/SpoVT family DNA-binding domain-containing protein, translating into MAQVVVKKWGNSPSVRLPVAIMQAASLNVDDTVDIAVEDGRIVIIPVKAKEYSLDTLLAGITEDNIHERMGFGEPVGKELL
- the mazF gene encoding endoribonuclease MazF; protein product: MVSRFVPDSGDLIWIDFDPVAGHEQGGKRPAVVLSPFAYNNKVGLLLCVPCTTKVKNYPFEVELSGERDSVALADQITCVDWRARKVTKKGTISAIELADIRAKAKALIG
- a CDS encoding MBL fold metallo-hydrolase, which produces MSITVTVLLENRLNPSSKKLLCAKAGLSLLIQDENDSILFDTGPDDSFMHNAGLMGVDLTNLTAVVLSHGHYDHCGGVPWLPDSTRIICHPTVAIERYSGVRFLGYTARIKKLSLHNDFSRFRMDYSSTPLHISERFLWSGEIPVDKPRAYGVTGSKNVKADYVKDEGVLIYKSDLGLIIFVGCGHRGLIDIVRHCQNITGIYHIHAIFGGFHLRFASPINLRKVRQLLQRNKPDKIMGCHCTGKWGRLWLPEVVAPATGDVCILG
- a CDS encoding PIN domain-containing protein, producing MKQRRTYMLDTNICSFIMREQPEVVLKRLEQAVLHNHRIVVSAITYAEMRFGAIGKKASPRHVQLVDAFCSRLDAILPWDKTVVDATIVIKAALAAAGTPIGPNDTAIAGHAIAAGAILVTNNTREFERVAGLMLEDWAK
- the vapB gene encoding type II toxin-antitoxin system VapB family antitoxin; the protein is MRTVSIFKNGNNRAVRLPRDLDFEGVSELEIIREGDSIILRPARPTWGSFAQLEKADSDFMADREDVISDEGRFTL